A single window of Labrys wisconsinensis DNA harbors:
- a CDS encoding SDR family oxidoreductase — protein sequence MTDHSIKGKTVIIAGGAKNLGGLIARDLAAHGAKAIAIHYNSAASQADAGATVAAVKAAGAQAVAFQADLTTAGAVETLFADAVAAVGRPDIAINTVGKVLKKPLVEISEAEYDEMSAANAKAAFFFLKEAGRHVNDDGKILTLVTSLLGAFTPFYSSYAGTKAPVEHFTRAAAKEFGERGISVNAIGPGPMDTPFFYGQETPEAQAYHKTAAALSKFSRTGLTDIQDIVPYIRFLVSDGWWMTGQTILVNGGYTTK from the coding sequence GTGACCGACCATTCCATCAAGGGCAAGACCGTCATCATCGCCGGCGGCGCCAAGAACCTCGGCGGCCTGATCGCGCGCGACCTCGCCGCCCACGGCGCCAAGGCGATCGCCATCCACTACAACAGCGCCGCGAGCCAGGCGGACGCCGGCGCGACCGTCGCCGCCGTCAAGGCCGCGGGCGCGCAAGCCGTCGCCTTCCAGGCCGATCTCACCACCGCCGGCGCGGTCGAGACGCTCTTCGCCGACGCGGTCGCCGCCGTCGGTCGTCCCGACATTGCCATCAACACCGTCGGCAAGGTGCTCAAGAAGCCGCTGGTCGAGATTTCCGAGGCCGAGTATGACGAAATGAGCGCGGCGAACGCCAAGGCGGCCTTCTTCTTCCTCAAGGAGGCGGGCCGCCACGTCAACGACGACGGCAAGATCCTGACGCTGGTGACCTCGCTGCTTGGCGCCTTCACGCCCTTCTATTCGAGCTATGCCGGCACCAAGGCCCCGGTCGAGCATTTCACCCGCGCCGCCGCCAAGGAGTTCGGGGAACGTGGCATCTCGGTGAATGCGATCGGCCCCGGCCCGATGGACACGCCCTTCTTCTACGGCCAGGAAACGCCCGAGGCGCAGGCCTATCACAAGACGGCCGCTGCCCTGTCCAAATTCTCCAGGACAGGCCTGACCGACATCCAGGACATCGTGCCCTATATCCGCTTCCTCGTCTCGGACGGCTGGTGGATGACCGGCCAGACCATCCTCGTGAACGGCGGCTATACGACGAAGTGA
- a CDS encoding LysR family transcriptional regulator: MDRIDLFRIFTRVVEAASFTRAADTLGLPRSSVSAAVIELEGRVGARLLHRTTRKVSPTQDGVAFYERCRRVVADVEETEGLFRQSGAKPSGKLRIDVPGRIGRLIVAPALPAFLDEFPGIDIDLGVTDRAVDLIEDSVDCVLRVGSLNDSRLIARPIGKLPLINVASPDYLLRHGTPRTPDDLSEHWAVNYASPSTGRVEPWEWTDGDTSRGRPMRGRVTVNSAEAYIACCLAGLGLIQIPAYDVRVHLLAGELVEVMPDHRAEPLPMTLLYPHRQHLSRRVQVFAAWLEGLLTKAVAG, from the coding sequence TTGGACCGTATCGACCTCTTCCGCATCTTCACCCGCGTCGTCGAAGCGGCGAGCTTCACCCGCGCCGCGGACACGCTGGGCTTGCCGCGCTCTTCGGTCTCGGCGGCGGTGATCGAGCTGGAAGGCCGGGTCGGCGCGCGCCTCCTGCACCGCACGACGCGCAAGGTCTCTCCGACCCAGGACGGCGTCGCCTTCTACGAGCGCTGCCGGAGGGTGGTCGCCGACGTTGAGGAAACGGAGGGCCTGTTCCGGCAGAGCGGTGCAAAGCCTTCGGGCAAGCTGCGGATCGACGTGCCCGGCCGGATCGGCCGGCTCATCGTCGCGCCAGCCCTGCCGGCCTTCCTCGACGAGTTTCCGGGAATCGACATCGACCTCGGGGTGACGGACAGGGCCGTCGATCTGATCGAGGACAGCGTCGATTGCGTGCTGCGGGTCGGTTCCCTGAACGATTCGAGGCTGATCGCTCGGCCGATCGGCAAATTGCCGCTCATCAACGTCGCCAGCCCCGACTATCTCCTGCGGCACGGCACACCTCGAACGCCGGACGACCTGAGCGAGCACTGGGCCGTGAACTACGCCTCGCCGTCGACGGGACGGGTCGAGCCCTGGGAATGGACGGACGGCGACACGTCGCGCGGCCGGCCGATGCGCGGGCGCGTCACCGTCAACAGCGCAGAAGCCTATATCGCCTGCTGCCTCGCGGGGCTGGGCCTCATCCAGATTCCGGCCTACGACGTGCGCGTCCATCTCCTGGCCGGCGAACTCGTCGAGGTCATGCCGGATCATCGTGCCGAACCGCTGCCGATGACGCTCCTGTACCCGCACCGCCAGCATCTCTCCCGCCGGGTCCAGGTGTTCGCGGCCTGGCTGGAGGGCCTGTTGACGAAGGCCGTCGCGGGGTAG
- a CDS encoding LysR family transcriptional regulator: MSKADVDLNLLAALDVVLAEGSVTGAARRLGLSSSAMSRTLTRLRSATGDPLLVRAGRGLVPTPRAAELRDRVHELARDVRAVLRPQIARVDVAALEQTFTIRVSEAFLEFLSGSVVAAVVRSAPRVRLRFAPKPDKDAGPLREGLIDLEIGLLGTSAPEIRTQLLFHDRRVGVARVGHPLLAGVTPERYAACNHIVASREGDVVEPIDGALEKLGLRRAVMVVVPGYPDAMRIARRSDLVAVVPRSCAMASDHPATAGLESFELPLPTPQFKISAMWHPRMDADPAHRWLRETVMSVCRAAYPRR; this comes from the coding sequence ATGAGCAAGGCGGATGTGGATCTGAACCTTCTCGCGGCGCTGGATGTGGTGCTCGCCGAGGGCAGCGTGACGGGAGCGGCCCGCCGCCTCGGCCTGAGCTCGTCGGCCATGAGCCGGACGCTGACACGGCTTCGATCGGCGACGGGCGACCCGCTGCTGGTGCGGGCGGGGCGCGGGCTCGTGCCGACGCCGCGCGCCGCCGAGCTGCGCGATCGCGTCCACGAGCTTGCCCGCGATGTGCGGGCGGTTCTCCGGCCGCAGATCGCCCGGGTGGACGTGGCCGCGCTCGAGCAGACCTTCACCATCCGCGTCAGCGAAGCCTTCCTGGAATTCCTCTCCGGCTCCGTCGTCGCCGCCGTGGTCAGGTCCGCGCCGCGCGTCCGCCTGCGTTTCGCGCCCAAGCCCGACAAGGACGCGGGCCCGCTCCGGGAAGGTCTCATCGATCTGGAGATCGGCCTGCTCGGAACCTCCGCGCCCGAGATCCGCACCCAACTCCTGTTCCATGACAGACGTGTCGGCGTGGCCCGGGTTGGACATCCGCTTCTGGCCGGCGTCACGCCCGAACGATATGCCGCCTGCAACCATATCGTCGCGTCACGGGAAGGCGACGTCGTCGAGCCGATCGATGGCGCTCTGGAGAAGCTCGGCCTGAGACGGGCCGTCATGGTCGTCGTGCCCGGCTACCCCGATGCCATGCGGATCGCGCGCCGGTCGGATCTGGTCGCGGTCGTGCCGCGCTCGTGCGCCATGGCGAGCGACCACCCCGCCACGGCGGGTCTCGAGAGCTTCGAGCTTCCGCTTCCCACTCCGCAGTTCAAGATATCGGCGATGTGGCATCCTCGCATGGACGCCGACCCGGCGCATCGCTGGCTGCGCGAGACCGTGATGTCGGTCTGCCGGGCGGCGTATCCGCGGCGATGA
- a CDS encoding SDR family NAD(P)-dependent oxidoreductase, producing MSASASKSPAGTILLIGASRGLGHAMAAEFLKKGWNVVGTVRGGASRTRLHDLADAFAGRVEIEIVDICEPDQVAALRERLSGRVFDMLFVNAGVTNDPTETIADVTTDEFIRVMVTNALSPMRVIESLEHHVPATGLIGVMSSGQGSVANNETGQREVYRGSKAALNMFMRSFAARHAGTSRAMVLMAPGWVRTEMGGPDARLSIEESVPSLVNVLLSRQGTPGLQYVDYLGRTVPW from the coding sequence ATGTCTGCAAGCGCTTCGAAGTCTCCCGCCGGTACGATCCTTCTCATCGGCGCGTCTCGCGGTCTCGGCCACGCAATGGCTGCCGAATTTTTGAAGAAGGGGTGGAACGTCGTCGGCACGGTCCGAGGCGGCGCAAGCCGGACCAGGCTGCACGATCTCGCGGACGCGTTCGCAGGCCGTGTCGAGATCGAGATCGTGGACATCTGCGAGCCGGATCAGGTCGCGGCCTTGCGCGAGCGTCTGTCGGGCCGGGTGTTCGACATGCTGTTCGTCAATGCCGGCGTGACGAACGACCCGACCGAGACGATCGCCGATGTGACGACCGACGAGTTCATCAGGGTCATGGTCACGAACGCGCTGAGCCCGATGCGTGTTATCGAGAGCCTGGAGCACCACGTCCCCGCGACGGGGCTGATCGGCGTGATGTCGTCCGGGCAGGGCAGCGTCGCCAACAACGAGACCGGCCAGCGCGAGGTCTACCGTGGCAGCAAGGCGGCCCTGAACATGTTCATGCGCAGCTTCGCCGCCCGTCACGCCGGGACGTCGCGGGCCATGGTGCTGATGGCCCCCGGCTGGGTCCGCACCGAGATGGGGGGACCGGACGCCCGGCTGAGCATCGAGGAGAGCGTCCCGAGCCTGGTGAATGTGCTGCTTTCCAGGCAGGGCACCCCAGGCTTGCAGTATGTCGACTATCTCGGCCGCACCGTTCCCTGGTGA
- a CDS encoding amidohydrolase family protein, with translation MKLIGIEEHFLTAEVRQAWAAIGLEASDPSVAVHSGTIEKRLIDLAEDRLALMDESGLDVQVLSLTTPALHDLGPQAVDVARRVNDAVAQAVARHPDRFQALATLPVAMPDEAALELERCVRTLGFKGTMLCGRVGTRNLDHPDLQPIFRCADSLKAPILLHPRTPEAAVRTAYYSGLSPQVDAAFSTYGLGWHYDAGVQFLRLVLAGTFDRMPGLQLILGHWGELVLFYAERLAAMDGVAGLAEPIATYLRRNLYVTASGMFLPHFLDRAVAIVGADRLLFSTDFPYQYRPGRDARRFLEACGLDEAAKAGFAHGNWLRLIRDCPAEGG, from the coding sequence ATGAAGCTGATCGGCATCGAAGAGCATTTCCTCACGGCCGAGGTTCGCCAGGCCTGGGCCGCGATCGGCCTGGAAGCGTCGGACCCGAGCGTTGCCGTTCATTCCGGCACGATCGAGAAGCGGCTGATCGACCTCGCCGAGGACCGCCTCGCCCTCATGGACGAAAGCGGCCTGGATGTTCAGGTCCTGTCCCTCACCACGCCTGCGCTTCACGATCTGGGGCCGCAGGCCGTCGATGTGGCACGGCGCGTCAATGATGCCGTGGCGCAGGCCGTCGCCAGGCACCCGGACCGCTTCCAGGCCCTGGCGACGCTGCCGGTGGCGATGCCCGATGAAGCCGCGCTGGAGCTCGAGCGGTGCGTCCGGACGCTCGGCTTCAAGGGGACGATGCTGTGCGGCAGGGTCGGCACCCGCAACCTCGACCATCCCGACCTCCAGCCGATTTTCCGCTGCGCGGATTCATTGAAGGCGCCGATCCTGCTTCATCCCCGCACTCCCGAGGCGGCGGTGAGAACGGCGTATTATTCGGGGCTCAGCCCGCAGGTCGATGCCGCCTTCTCCACCTACGGGCTCGGCTGGCACTATGACGCGGGCGTGCAGTTTCTGCGTCTGGTCCTGGCCGGGACCTTCGACCGCATGCCGGGCCTTCAGCTCATTCTGGGCCATTGGGGCGAGCTGGTGCTGTTCTATGCCGAGCGCCTGGCCGCCATGGATGGCGTTGCCGGCCTGGCCGAGCCCATCGCGACCTATCTGCGCAGGAATCTCTACGTCACGGCGAGCGGCATGTTCCTTCCGCACTTCCTGGACCGCGCCGTGGCGATCGTCGGCGCCGATCGCCTGCTCTTCTCCACCGACTTTCCCTATCAATATCGGCCAGGCCGCGACGCACGCCGCTTCCTGGAGGCATGCGGCCTCGACGAGGCGGCAAAGGCGGGCTTTGCGCATGGCAACTGGCTGCGCCTGATCCGCGACTGCCCTGCGGAGGGGGGATAA
- a CDS encoding helix-turn-helix domain-containing protein, with protein sequence MREAIEDHEDTEAVREFERKLAAGEEELIPAEVVDRLLDGENKVRVWRQHRGHTASDLAELAGISAACLSQIESGTREGSVGTLKKIAAALGITVDDLA encoded by the coding sequence ATGCGCGAGGCCATCGAAGATCACGAAGATACTGAGGCCGTGCGGGAATTTGAGCGAAAGCTTGCCGCCGGAGAGGAGGAGCTTATCCCGGCCGAGGTGGTCGACCGCCTTCTCGATGGCGAGAACAAGGTCCGCGTATGGCGCCAGCATCGCGGCCACACCGCGAGCGATCTTGCCGAGTTGGCGGGTATCAGCGCGGCCTGTCTCTCTCAGATCGAGAGCGGCACCCGGGAGGGGAGTGTTGGCACGCTCAAGAAGATCGCGGCGGCGCTTGGCATCACGGTCGACGACCTCGCCTAG
- a CDS encoding extracellular solute-binding protein — translation MVALRGLAWDHRRCWGPLEASIEPYRAAHPGIAIAWDRQSLHDFGEGNLEAALRAYDLVIFDHPYIGDIARDGLMVPFDTLLGEAGLARFAADSAGASWRSYRAEGRHWALPIDAACQVAAYRPDLLAPYGAPPRSPAELLALARRLRADGRWIGLPLKPTDAMCLVLTLAAADGLADGAFPGREAVMDAVAALRELAALAHPLSPGWNPIACYEHMVAHDDVVYAPYAFGYVTYAARSEGPRLAFADIPASPPRGAILGGAGIGVSAVSSHPREAMAYALYLCSPDYQKGDYVRAGGQPGSLGAWTDAGADALTQGFFRDTLATLRGAWLRPTHPGFIGFFREATHQAAAAIAGRIGAEAFADWIEERYRASRPEPILQGSAP, via the coding sequence ATGGTGGCTTTGAGGGGCCTGGCCTGGGACCACAGGCGATGCTGGGGACCGCTCGAAGCCAGCATCGAGCCCTATCGCGCCGCCCACCCCGGCATCGCCATCGCCTGGGACCGGCAGAGCCTGCACGATTTCGGCGAAGGCAATCTCGAAGCGGCGTTGCGCGCCTACGACCTGGTGATCTTCGACCATCCCTATATCGGCGACATCGCCCGCGACGGGCTGATGGTTCCCTTCGACACGCTGCTGGGCGAGGCGGGGCTCGCGCGCTTCGCCGCCGACAGCGCCGGCGCCTCCTGGCGCTCCTACCGGGCCGAGGGCCGGCACTGGGCGCTGCCGATCGACGCGGCCTGCCAGGTCGCAGCCTACCGGCCGGACCTGCTGGCGCCCTATGGCGCGCCGCCGCGGAGCCCCGCCGAGCTCCTGGCCCTGGCGCGGCGCCTGCGCGCCGACGGGCGCTGGATCGGCCTGCCGCTGAAGCCCACCGACGCCATGTGCCTGGTGCTGACGCTCGCCGCCGCCGACGGCCTCGCCGACGGCGCCTTCCCCGGCCGCGAGGCCGTGATGGACGCCGTCGCGGCGCTGCGCGAGCTCGCCGCGCTGGCCCATCCCCTGTCGCCGGGCTGGAACCCGATCGCCTGCTACGAGCACATGGTCGCCCATGACGACGTGGTCTACGCGCCCTACGCCTTCGGCTATGTGACCTATGCCGCGCGGTCGGAAGGGCCGCGCCTCGCCTTCGCCGACATCCCGGCCTCGCCGCCGCGCGGGGCGATCCTCGGCGGCGCCGGCATCGGCGTCAGCGCCGTCTCGTCCCATCCGCGCGAGGCGATGGCCTATGCGCTCTACCTCTGCTCGCCCGACTACCAGAAGGGCGACTATGTCAGGGCCGGCGGCCAGCCCGGCTCGCTCGGCGCCTGGACCGACGCCGGGGCGGACGCCCTGACGCAGGGCTTCTTCCGCGACACGCTGGCGACGCTCCGGGGCGCCTGGCTCCGGCCGACCCATCCCGGCTTCATCGGTTTCTTCCGCGAGGCGACGCACCAGGCTGCGGCGGCCATCGCCGGCCGGATCGGCGCAGAGGCCTTCGCCGACTGGATCGAGGAGCGCTACCGCGCCAGCCGGCCCGAGCCGATCCTGCAGGGGAGCGCGCCATGA
- a CDS encoding IclR family transcriptional regulator, producing MTVSRPARPAAPPREEEAGRPEYKAPAAEKALDILEFMAGRPDGVTQTEISLGLGRSIHEIYRIIQLLEKRGYLVRTASDRYRLSLKLFELAHMHPPVNRLIDAALPVMRTLVLDTDQSCHLAVLNGRRVLIVLQIESPLPMRYSVALGSQFPILETSSGAVLLGAMPEPERAAALAEILAAGEAEETPPAIAARLEAIAGHGFEMRPSLAVEGCTNISLPVRDHRGETIAALTVPYLPQKHARFDRASVLASTRAAALDISRALGASEATLAGIGEAPGGPA from the coding sequence ATGACCGTCTCGCGCCCCGCGAGGCCGGCCGCGCCGCCGCGCGAGGAGGAGGCCGGCCGTCCCGAATACAAGGCGCCGGCAGCGGAGAAGGCGCTCGACATCCTGGAATTCATGGCCGGCCGCCCCGACGGCGTGACCCAGACCGAGATCTCGCTCGGCCTGGGGCGATCGATCCACGAGATCTACCGCATCATCCAGCTCCTGGAGAAGCGCGGCTATCTCGTGCGCACGGCCAGCGACCGCTACCGCCTCTCCCTGAAGCTGTTCGAGCTGGCGCACATGCACCCGCCGGTCAACCGGCTGATCGACGCGGCGCTGCCGGTCATGCGCACCCTCGTGCTCGACACCGACCAGAGCTGCCATCTCGCCGTGCTGAACGGCCGGCGCGTGCTGATCGTGCTGCAGATCGAATCGCCGCTGCCGATGCGCTATTCCGTGGCGCTCGGCTCGCAATTCCCGATCCTGGAGACCAGCTCCGGCGCCGTGCTGCTCGGCGCCATGCCGGAGCCCGAGCGCGCGGCGGCGCTGGCCGAGATCCTGGCCGCCGGCGAGGCGGAGGAAACGCCGCCGGCGATCGCGGCGCGCCTCGAGGCGATCGCCGGGCACGGCTTCGAGATGCGCCCCTCCCTGGCGGTGGAGGGCTGCACCAACATCTCCTTGCCGGTGCGCGACCATCGCGGCGAGACCATCGCCGCCCTGACGGTGCCCTATCTGCCGCAGAAGCATGCCCGTTTCGACCGGGCCAGCGTGCTCGCCTCGACGCGGGCCGCGGCGCTCGACATCTCGCGCGCGCTCGGCGCCTCCGAGGCGACCCTCGCCGGCATCGGCGAGGCGCCCGGCGGCCCGGCGTGA